One genomic window of Ornithorhynchus anatinus isolate Pmale09 chromosome 12, mOrnAna1.pri.v4, whole genome shotgun sequence includes the following:
- the LRRC66 gene encoding leucine-rich repeat-containing protein 66 isoform X1, protein MTAPCLRMVAVAWSLHLAVRVEGSPAPGCRWDGRHFLDCSAAGIAALPPASPRPTASPDPSSRSTGAVPWPDGRAGWGLWRLRHLNLSNNLLAELTLSTLSRSPLLETLDLSANRLRSVSVGWRRHTPWAGPLPALKQLSIHGNRLSAIPGELWRLRLLRHLDLSFNSIARVGPRDFRNCVRLESLNLQSNRLTAIHHEAFKELSNLQRVDLAHNALTSILPPLLLGLRLPHLDLDISGNPWLCDCNLTVLQSFLSASWRDTWGVICRRGCQMAEPVTREEVLVPGCAEIVLDCGLDPPRGADGPFWWTLYGPISGDSRIPHLRLNEQRQMVLEASEAVRLGLYACFSPGGEKKPVVYAVSRKPPPSPGLVRNPRGIPAAQREPGPAPNLPLAVGLAVPVTFVLAFGLGAFTRPYLDRLWRRRRRRGRSPGSGSKMAFSNHGFSGDAGGSPETATPASRRHVSPGVVGDGEECGPPSPSPLGSNSQSTRAGDSSFYENSLQGPAPDPAPAPVALQGDGPSPGPASFPFYEEPEGPRGEQPDPPGGPSDVTLQSHSSDRPGTATPSDSDSGSLFTLSSAGSEGEWSNTEDAEAGEEGVREPSPPLTPQTREAQGGEGWERATAMEAGLPPGSRGQMEPPPAQAGSTPGDEASGLWTLGQPQEGSPAPSGQALAIPLETRDPVWDWSPPGRSPGWPTSVLTPASEETPGTSAHYARVPLLALSPPWPPTPVAGSSGLQETGPRSFRQRRYGRPAGRGRAGSASAGSRSHRSPFNGVAPPTSSRQRSRDRPSLARGPRWRGGHTFTTRAAKGRRWTLVQLACLI, encoded by the exons ATGACCGCCCCCTGCCTCCGGATGGTCGCGGTGGCCTGGAGCCTGCACCTGGCCGTCCGGGTGGAAGGTTCGCCCGCCCCGGGCTGCCGCTGGGATGGACGCCACTTCCTGGACTGCTCCGCGGCCGGGATAGCAGCCCTTCCCCCGGCGAGCCCGCGCCCCACTGCCTCGCCGGATCCCAGCTCACGGTCCACCGGCGCTGTCCCCTGGCCGGACGGCAGGGCCGGCTGGGGCCTCTGGCGCCTCCGGCACCTGAACCTCAGCAATAATCTGCTGGCCGAGCTCACCCTGAGCACCTTGTCCCGCTCGCCCTTGCTGGAGACGTTAGACCTCAGCGCCAATCGGCTGCGCTCCGTCTCGGTGGGCTGGCGGAGGCACACCCCGTGGGCCGGCCCGCTCCCGGCTCTGAAGCAGCTGTCCATCCACGGGAACAGGCTGAGTGCCATCCCGGGag AATTGTGGAGACTGCGCTTGCTGCGGCACCTGGACCTGTCCTTCAACAGCATCGCCCGTGTCGGCCCCAGGGACTTTCGCAACTGTGTCCGCCTAGAGAGCCTGAACTTGCAGAGTAACAGACTGACCGCCATTCACCACgaggccttcaaggagctcagcaACTTGCAG AGGGTGGATCTGGCCCACAACGCCCTGACCTCCATCCTGCCACCGCTGCTGTTGGGCTTGCGCTTGCCCCATCTGGACTTGGACATCTCCGGCAACCCGTGGCTCTGTGACTGCAACCTCACCGTCCTGCAGAGCTTCCTGTCCGCGTCCTGGAGGGACACGTGGGGTGTCATCTGCCGCCGTGGCTGCCAGATGGCCGAGCCGGTCACCCGCGAGGAGGTCCTGGTCCCCGGCTGCGCAGAGATAGTGCTGGACtgtggcttggatccaccccggg GCGCTGACGGACCCTTCTGGTGGACGCTCTACGGCCCCATTTCCGGGGATTCCCGCATTCCTCACCTCCGCCTGAACGAGCAACGGCAGATGGTACTGGAGGCATCGGAGGCGGTCCGGCTGGGGCTCTACGCCTGCTTCTCCCCCGGCGGGGAGAAGAAACCCGTCGTCTATGCCGTCTCCAGGAAGCCACCTCCATCCCCAGGCTTGGTGAGGAACCCCCGGGGGATCCCCGCCGCGCAGCGAgaacccggccccgcccccaacctGCCCTTGGCGGTGGGCCTGGCGGTGCCCGTGACCTTCGTCTTGGCTTTCGGGCTGGGCGCCTTCACCAGGCCCTACCTGGACCGGCTGTGGCGGCGCCGGCGCCGGAGGGGCCGCTCGCCCGGCTCGGGGTCCAAGATGGCTTTCTCCAATCACGGCTTCAGCGGGGATGCGGGCGGATCCCCAGAGACCGCCACCCCTGCCTCCCGGCGCCACGTGAGCCCGGGggtggttggggatggggaagagtgtgggccaccctctccatccccgcttGGGTCCAACTCCCAGAGCACCCGTGCCGGGGACAGCTCCTTCTATGAGAATTCCTTGCAGGGGCCTGCTCctgacccggccccggccccggtcgcCCTGCAGGGCGACGGGCCTTCCCCGGGCCCAGCATCCTTCCCTTTCTACGAAGAGCCGGAAGGCCCTCGTGGGGAACAGCCTGACCCTCCCGGCGGGCCCTCCGACGTCACTCTGCAGAGCCACAGTTCTGACAGGCCCGGGACCGCCACCCCCTCCGACTCTGACTCCGGATCCTTATTCACGCTCAGCTCGGCAGGCTCCGAAGGAGAATGGAGCAACACAGAGGATGCGGAGGCCGGCGAGGAGGGGGTCAGAGAGCCCAGCCCTCCCCTCACTCCACAGACCCGAGAGGCACAGGGTGGGGAAGGCTGGGAACGGGCCACGGCCATGGAAGCCGGTCTGCCACCAGGCTCCCGGGGACAGATGGAACCACCCCCGGCGCAGGCCGGCAGCACCCCCGGGGATGAAGCATCTGGCCTGTGGACTCTGGGCCAGCCCCAAGAGGGTAGCCCGGCACCCTCGGGACAGGCCCTGGCTATTCCTCTGGAAACAAGAGACCCCGTCTGGGATTGGAGCCCCCCGGGCCGCAGCCCAGGCTGGCCAACGTCCGTCCTAACGCCCGCCTCCGAGGAAACTCCGGGGACCTCCGCACACTACGCTAGGGTCCCCCTCCTTGCCTTGAGCCCTCCTTGGCCCCCGACACCAGTCGCAGGAAGTTCGGGGCTCCAGGAAACCGGTCCCCGCTCTTTCCGCCAGCGTCGCTACGGTCGGCCGGCAGGGCGGGGCCGGGCAGGCTCTGCCTCGGCGGGATCCAGATCTCACCGCTCTCCGTTCAACGGCGTGGCACCCCCCACCTCTTCCAGACAGCGCAGCCGGGACCGGCCCTCTTTGGCCCGAGGGCCCCGCTGGCGGGGCGGCCACACCTTCACCACGCGGGCGGCCAAGGGAAGGCGCTGGACCCTGGTTCAGCTCGCCTGCCTCATCTGA
- the LRRC66 gene encoding leucine-rich repeat-containing protein 66 isoform X2, with protein MTAPCLRMVAVAWSLHLAVRVEGSPAPGCRWDGRHFLDCSAAGIAALPPASPRPTASPDPSSRSTGAVPWPDGRAGWGLWRLRHLNLSNNLLAELTLSTLSRSPLLETLDLSANRLRSVSVGWRRHTPWAGPLPALKQLSIHGNRLSAIPGELWRLRLLRHLDLSFNSIARVGPRDFRNCVRLESLNLQSNRLTAIHHEAFKELSNLQRVDLAHNALTSILPPLLLGLRLPHLDLDISGNPWLCDCNLTVLQSFLSASWRDTWGVICRRGCQMAEPVTREEVLVPGCAEIVLDCGLDPPRGADGPFWWTLYGPISGDSRIPHLRLNEQRQMVLEASEAVRLGLYACFSPGGEKKPVVYAVSRKPPPSPGLGPAPDPAPAPVALQGDGPSPGPASFPFYEEPEGPRGEQPDPPGGPSDVTLQSHSSDRPGTATPSDSDSGSLFTLSSAGSEGEWSNTEDAEAGEEGVREPSPPLTPQTREAQGGEGWERATAMEAGLPPGSRGQMEPPPAQAGSTPGDEASGLWTLGQPQEGSPAPSGQALAIPLETRDPVWDWSPPGRSPGWPTSVLTPASEETPGTSAHYARVPLLALSPPWPPTPVAGSSGLQETGPRSFRQRRYGRPAGRGRAGSASAGSRSHRSPFNGVAPPTSSRQRSRDRPSLARGPRWRGGHTFTTRAAKGRRWTLVQLACLI; from the exons ATGACCGCCCCCTGCCTCCGGATGGTCGCGGTGGCCTGGAGCCTGCACCTGGCCGTCCGGGTGGAAGGTTCGCCCGCCCCGGGCTGCCGCTGGGATGGACGCCACTTCCTGGACTGCTCCGCGGCCGGGATAGCAGCCCTTCCCCCGGCGAGCCCGCGCCCCACTGCCTCGCCGGATCCCAGCTCACGGTCCACCGGCGCTGTCCCCTGGCCGGACGGCAGGGCCGGCTGGGGCCTCTGGCGCCTCCGGCACCTGAACCTCAGCAATAATCTGCTGGCCGAGCTCACCCTGAGCACCTTGTCCCGCTCGCCCTTGCTGGAGACGTTAGACCTCAGCGCCAATCGGCTGCGCTCCGTCTCGGTGGGCTGGCGGAGGCACACCCCGTGGGCCGGCCCGCTCCCGGCTCTGAAGCAGCTGTCCATCCACGGGAACAGGCTGAGTGCCATCCCGGGag AATTGTGGAGACTGCGCTTGCTGCGGCACCTGGACCTGTCCTTCAACAGCATCGCCCGTGTCGGCCCCAGGGACTTTCGCAACTGTGTCCGCCTAGAGAGCCTGAACTTGCAGAGTAACAGACTGACCGCCATTCACCACgaggccttcaaggagctcagcaACTTGCAG AGGGTGGATCTGGCCCACAACGCCCTGACCTCCATCCTGCCACCGCTGCTGTTGGGCTTGCGCTTGCCCCATCTGGACTTGGACATCTCCGGCAACCCGTGGCTCTGTGACTGCAACCTCACCGTCCTGCAGAGCTTCCTGTCCGCGTCCTGGAGGGACACGTGGGGTGTCATCTGCCGCCGTGGCTGCCAGATGGCCGAGCCGGTCACCCGCGAGGAGGTCCTGGTCCCCGGCTGCGCAGAGATAGTGCTGGACtgtggcttggatccaccccggg GCGCTGACGGACCCTTCTGGTGGACGCTCTACGGCCCCATTTCCGGGGATTCCCGCATTCCTCACCTCCGCCTGAACGAGCAACGGCAGATGGTACTGGAGGCATCGGAGGCGGTCCGGCTGGGGCTCTACGCCTGCTTCTCCCCCGGCGGGGAGAAGAAACCCGTCGTCTATGCCGTCTCCAGGAAGCCACCTCCATCCCCAGGCTTG GGGCCTGCTCctgacccggccccggccccggtcgcCCTGCAGGGCGACGGGCCTTCCCCGGGCCCAGCATCCTTCCCTTTCTACGAAGAGCCGGAAGGCCCTCGTGGGGAACAGCCTGACCCTCCCGGCGGGCCCTCCGACGTCACTCTGCAGAGCCACAGTTCTGACAGGCCCGGGACCGCCACCCCCTCCGACTCTGACTCCGGATCCTTATTCACGCTCAGCTCGGCAGGCTCCGAAGGAGAATGGAGCAACACAGAGGATGCGGAGGCCGGCGAGGAGGGGGTCAGAGAGCCCAGCCCTCCCCTCACTCCACAGACCCGAGAGGCACAGGGTGGGGAAGGCTGGGAACGGGCCACGGCCATGGAAGCCGGTCTGCCACCAGGCTCCCGGGGACAGATGGAACCACCCCCGGCGCAGGCCGGCAGCACCCCCGGGGATGAAGCATCTGGCCTGTGGACTCTGGGCCAGCCCCAAGAGGGTAGCCCGGCACCCTCGGGACAGGCCCTGGCTATTCCTCTGGAAACAAGAGACCCCGTCTGGGATTGGAGCCCCCCGGGCCGCAGCCCAGGCTGGCCAACGTCCGTCCTAACGCCCGCCTCCGAGGAAACTCCGGGGACCTCCGCACACTACGCTAGGGTCCCCCTCCTTGCCTTGAGCCCTCCTTGGCCCCCGACACCAGTCGCAGGAAGTTCGGGGCTCCAGGAAACCGGTCCCCGCTCTTTCCGCCAGCGTCGCTACGGTCGGCCGGCAGGGCGGGGCCGGGCAGGCTCTGCCTCGGCGGGATCCAGATCTCACCGCTCTCCGTTCAACGGCGTGGCACCCCCCACCTCTTCCAGACAGCGCAGCCGGGACCGGCCCTCTTTGGCCCGAGGGCCCCGCTGGCGGGGCGGCCACACCTTCACCACGCGGGCGGCCAAGGGAAGGCGCTGGACCCTGGTTCAGCTCGCCTGCCTCATCTGA
- the DCUN1D4 gene encoding DCN1-like protein 4, with protein MHSDAAAVNFQLNSHLSTLANIHKIYHTLNRLNLTEDVGEDDPQTGSLRPRGPSDSFGKAMPPRKKRRPAAGDDLSAKKSRHDGVYRKYDSTRIKAEEEAFSSKRCLEWFYEYAGTDDVVGPEGMEKFCEDIGVEPENVVMLVLAWKLDAQNMGYFTLQEWLKGMTSLQCDTTERLRNALDYLRSLLNEPTNFKLIYRYAFDFAREKDQRSLDINTAKCMLGLLLGKTWSLFPVFHQFLEQSKYKVINKDQWCNVLEFSRTISLDLSNYDEDGAWPVLLDEFVEWHKEKQMT; from the exons ACTTTCAGTTGAATTCACATCTCTCAACACTGGCAAATATTCATAAGATTTACCACACCCTTAATAGGCTG AATCTAACAGAAGACGTGGGTGAAGACGATCCCCAGACAG GAAGCCTGCGGCCCCGCGGTCCCTCGGACTCCTTTGGGAAAGCGATGCCTccgaggaaaaagaggaggccgGCCGCCGGGGACGATCTGTCTGCCAAGAAGAGCCGTCATGACGG TGTGTACAGAAAATACGACTCCACTAGGATAAAGGCCGAGGAAGAAGCCTTCTCAAGTAAGAGGTGTTTGGAGTGGTTCTACGAATATGCAG GCACCGATGATGTGGTGGGCCCCGAAGGCATGGAGAAATTCTGTGAGGACATCGGCGTCGAACCCGAAAAC GTGGTTATGCTCGTCCTAGCCTGGAAGCTGGATGCACAGAATATGGGCTATTTTACGTTACAGGAGTGGCTGAAAGGAATGACGTCCCTACA ATGTGACACCACGGAGAGGCTAAGGAATGCCTTGGATTACCTGAGGTCCTTACTGAATGAACCAACAAACTTCAAACTGATTTACCGATACGCATTCGACTTTGCACGG GAAAAAGACCAGCGCAGTCTGGACATCAACACGGCCAAGTGCATGCTGGGACTGTTGCTGGGAAAGACCTGGTCCCTCTTCCCCGTCTTCCACCAGTTCCTCGAG CAATCGAAATACAAAGTTATCAACAAGGACCAGTGGTGCAACGTGCTGGAGTTCAGCCGGACAATTAGCCTTGACCTCAGTAACTACGACGAAGACGGAGCGT GGCCCGTTTTGCTGGACGAGTTTGTGGAGTGGCACAAGGAGAAGCAGATGACATAG